In one window of Synchiropus splendidus isolate RoL2022-P1 chromosome 15, RoL_Sspl_1.0, whole genome shotgun sequence DNA:
- the LOC128771530 gene encoding transcription factor HIVEP3 isoform X1, whose product MEAEPGQSAEGKRSGRQEQQPVAAEPSPGSSQSQQTRQLPNPRPIHRALGRLQNRPPKRTDLLLRLQQHQAVAWQHSDTSGPSGGSFFSPASASSSLPSTSSTQGEQSQAGPSQLSQDSKDRVSSPRREKKPQKPGKYVCTYCGRPCAKPSVLQKHIRSHTGERPYPCAPCGFSFKTKSNLYKHRKSHAHRIKAGLASSHEEPSLSGPEGGGVGDEPEEHTEGESTESEEETGQHKKSSSKSMGYPLKKGPKEHLGEESQRPEDSQAVKQRLALRLSERKRGPVGSPDDAPSSLSTSSSSSVGPGSKGSTESGYFSGSGSTSTDLSQVSPPSASAKTYAEIILGKYGRLGGQQRNPHPHQTQSPLCTLSGADEKSVPFAVPKTQVIEHITKLITINEAVVDTSEIDSVKPRRSSISRKSSTESAKLTSQKDPYAFDPKADAPGPSGMRLLRTPQTDSPGKQGLSTVPLLRSHSMPSSTSQHESHRAGAMSHRGFRLCQSFDEQQAVVAEMRVGHAHRMLRRQPAIEVPLGSEQILEETSPTYSSLTRSPEPARIPLQQQQQQQKSFFECETCRARFQHSDGYRTHRGVCTGMQQLEQESMDASRTSHEERPQMMMHHKFKALAMAVRKRRKEESLEEDPPSPVSAATSGSPVGLIPMSGREDSPNVSGVSSQAQPRQQEQQDRKGVSVIQHTSSFEKQESVSMEAHEPDVREGQQIHSPEPKPSPSASRLIRQHNIQVPEILVTVEPDADMPSVSLQGTPTAPKEAEKVEEFQWPQRSQTLAQLPAEKLPPKKKRLRLAEAAQSSGESSFESVSLPRSPSQESNISHTSSISASFEDTSRPDPSAWASSSQCSQMLTVPSSSHQSNQSYREMRRSASEQAPSSHQQTEQIPETRSKSFDYGSLSSQQSASSWKERRKCLLVRHATLGEPDQDEGLGVGLLPRAESPKPGPSRSSHPPMFSDEAGGSDLSRLQVPSQDQFPLQLRGQQTFPSQSSARLLPVTTATISDILSSHFVHGQLLDSRPELAPAQVHPLRIGTSEPLGVSPHQFPDLDPFEFSAGTRGNLYFPVPPKHTKHILASVEGSTSVSPALTQSLVTISYVHPSPVIATCLAQFTPVVSLVVPVRLHTHLPAYASAMYTTLSQVIESAGAQPPSSGTAVAVIGCLEQDKMQRSYLKVPSPEITGLLPFSLSTELASGSGEGYGSLGAGGSKRMLSPAASLELSTEAQRQQKRVKEEEEREPAKADEESENVKEQAPEEEEKSDRLSKGDQTKQADILEFTTVKTEREPAPKAEKDIEGKSEESPMASSQKKNETLLIKKAVEKPTPEKYPSLNTSTSVNWCYLNYVKPNPTAERDPSNSVYSSWSVSAHNPNLPGLSTKVALSLLCSKQKHSPETYTMAAVPISANVELTPARTSSHVPEVPAVQPSSLTEVTDLQRVKEENKEMTDDNEASTSKACDAPRVRIFEGGYKSNEEYIYVRGRGRGKYVCGECGIRCKKPSMLKKHIRTHTDVRPFICKHCNFAFKTKGNLTKHMKSKAHGKKCQATGVSESSLDEPESEETAGSEEHVCGSEEQEEHQFSEVDESEEDEDNDDDDEEEESNDDPPSSCSSDTHPSVRRRSKSAAHSRHSTPDPDTPGPSPGPALEPTQRGAWRSRRAVFSRRGWKASPRAFSPSSDSCSPSHSLSPRLDLSSPIQSLSPRTELSSPSRHVSPSPERGPSPIRPLSPLRPISPSCYRPSKGWTPPSPLGPQHRAPGSLPWESHERTEKGGGAGKGQTSAFLPSALRLSTCESFPVQRAADHVFSHLPMHSQQPKVPYLMIPIGGIQMVQARPRSQPSSPLEGSSLSWFESYWTPRTDGLRTPGDHWTEQQTAGTSRSAWSGLTRTPTKLERTDVKQYGSSASSASTRRPAPDTSEGCSRDSRSEAALSRQAPVAPHRPARRPDVATARLRDDLEEGGANTDSARPNQST is encoded by the exons ATGGAGGCGGAGCCTGGCCAGTCGGCTGAAGGGAAGCGCTCTGGAAGGCAGGAGCAGCAGCCTGTCGCAGCTGAACCCTCACCAGGATCTAGTCAGTCACAGCAAACCCGGCAGCTTCCCAACCCGCGTCCCATACACAGAGCCTTGGGTCGGCTGCAAAATCGGCCGCCGAAACGCACCGACCTTTTGCTTCGTTTACAGCAGCATCAAGCAGTAGCATGGCAGCATTCCGACACATCAGGGCCCTCAGGAGGCAGCTTCTTTTCTCCGGCCTCGGCCTCGTCATCCCTCCCCTCTACTTCCTCCACCCAGGGTGAGCAGAGTCAGGCAGGTCCTTCACAATTGAGCCAGGACAGCAAGGACAGGGTCAGCTCGCccagaagagagaagaagccaCAAAAGCCAGGGAAATATGTTTGCACTTACTGTGGCCGTCCATGTGCCAAGCCAAgcgttcttcaaaaacacattcgCTCCCACACAGGTGAAAGACCGTATCCTTGCGCACCATGTGGTTTTTCCTTCAAGACCAAGAGCAATTTGTACAAGCACCGCAAATCTCACGCCCATCGCATTAAAGCCGGCCTGGCATCCAGCCATGAAGAACCGAGTTTGAGTGGACCAGAGGGTGGTGGTGTTGGAGATGAACCTGAGGAGCATACGGAGGGGGAGAGTACTGAATCAGAAGAAGAGACGGGTCAACACAAAAAATCTTCTTCAAAAAGTATGGGCTATCCGCTGAAGAAGGGACCAAAAGAGCATCTGGGCGAGGAAAGTCAGAGGCCTGAGGATTCCCAAGCTGTCAAACAAAGACTTGCATTACGGCTGAGCGAAAGGAAAAGAGGACCAGTGGGCTCTCCGGATGATGCACCATCATCACTCTCCacatcctcctcatcttctgttGGCCCTGGTAGTAAAGGTAGCACAGAGTCTGGCTACTTTTCTGGGTCAGGCAGCACTAGCACCGACCTGTCCCAAGTGAGCCCTCCCAGTGCCAGTGCCAAAACATATGCAGAAATCATACTTGGGAAATATGGACGGCTGGGAGGACAGCAGCGCAACCCCCATCCGCATCAGACTCAATCTCCTCTTTGCACATTGTCAGGTGCGGATGAGAAGAGCGTTCCTTTTGCTGTTCCTAAAACCCAAGTCATTGAACACATAACAAAGCTCATCACTATCAACGAAGCCGTCGTCGACACCAGTGAGATCGATAGTGTGAAACCAAGACGCTCATCTATTTCCAGGAAAAGCAGTACAGAGTCTGCAAAATTGACTTCCCAAAAAGATCCATATGCATTTGACCCAAAAGCCGACGCCCCCGGCCCCAGTGGTATGAGGCTCCTTCGCACTCCTCAAACAGACTCACCCGGAAAACAGGGATTGTCAACAGTGCCTCTGCTGAGAAGCCACTCAATGCCGTCTTCTACTAGCCAACATGAGTCCCACAGAGCAGGAGCAATGTCTCACAGGGGTTTCCGGCTGTGCCAGTCCTTCGATGAGCAGCAAGCAGTGGTGGCAGAAATGAGGGTGGGTCACGCTCACCGCATGCTGAGGCGACAGCCTGCCATAGAAGTTCCTCTAGGGTCGGAACAAATTTTAGAGGAAACTAGCCCGACCTACTCCTCTTTGACAAGAAGCCCTGAACCAGCAAGGattccactgcagcagcagcagcagcagcaaaagagCTTCTTTGAATGTGAAACGTGTCGGGCTCGTTTCCAGCACAGCGATGGATACAGGACTCACAGAGGGGTCTGCACAGGCATGCAGCAACTTGAACAGGAGAGCATGGATGCAAGTCGAACGAGCCACGAGGAGCGGCCGCAGATGATGATGCATCACAAGTTCAAGGCGTTAGCCATGGCtgtgaggaagagaagaaaagaggagagTTTGGAGGAGGATCCCCCGAGTCCGGTGTCGGCCGCCACGTCCGGCAGCCCTGTGGGCCTCATTCCAATGTCAGGCAGAGAGGACAGCCCCAATGTCTCAG GTGTTTCTTCACAGGCTCAGCCAAGGCAGCAAGAGCAGCAGGACAGAAAGGGTGTGTCTGTCATCCAGCACACCAGCTCTTTCGAAAAACAGGAGAGCGTTTCAATGGAAGCCCATGAGCCAGACGTCAGGGAGGGTCAGCAAATCCACAGCCCGGAGCCAAAACCATCACCCTCTGCATCTCGTCTCATTCGCCAGCATAACATCCAAGTGCCAGAGATTCTTGTGACTGTAGAGCCGGATGCTGATATGCCATCTGTGTCCCTGCAAGGGACACCCACCGCACCAAAG GAGGCTGAGAAAGTGGAGGAGTTCCAGTGGCCTCAGCGAAGTCAAACTCTGGCACAACTACCTGCAGAGAAGCTGCcaccaaagaagaagagactTCGCTTAGCGGAAGCAGCGCAGTCCTCTGGGGAGTCAAGCTTTGAGTCTGTGTCTCTTCCCCGCAGCCCCAGTCAAGAGAGCAACATCTCACACACGTCAAGTATCTCTGCTTCTTTCGAGGACACCTCACGGCCGGATCCTTCTGCTTGGGCCTCCAGCAGCCAGTGCTCCCAGATGTTAACGGTACCTTCATCCTCCCACCAATCGAACCAAAGCTACCGAGAGATGAGGCGCTCCGCCTCTGAGCAGGCTCCATCCAGCCACCAACAGACAGAGCAGATCCCGGAAACTAGAAGCAAGTCCTTTGACTATGGCTCACTGTCCTCGCAGCAGTCGGCTTCATCGTGGAAGGAACGGAGAAAGTGTCTTCTGGTCAGGCATGCCACTTTGGGGGAACCTGATCAGGACGAAGGTTTGGGTGTGGGCCTTTTGCCTCGAGCGGAGAGCCCAAAGCCAGGGCCTTCTCGCTCATCCCATCCACCAATGTTTTCAGATGAGGCAGGCGGCTCAGACTTGAGCAGGTTACAGGTCCCCTCTCAGGATCAATTCCCTTTACAGCTCAGAGGCCAGCAAACATTTCCTTCACAGTCATCAGCTCGCCTACTACCAGTCACCACAGCCACCATCTCAGATATTCTATCCAGTCACTTTGTTCACGGACAGCTCTTGGACTCACGGCCCGAACTGGCTCCTGCACAGGTGCATCCGTTACGCATCGGCACGTCTGAGCCGCTGGGCGTGTCACCACATCAGTTCCCTGATCTGGATCCATTTGAGTTTTCCGCAGGGACTAGAGGCAACCTGTACTTTCCTGTTCCTCCAAAACACACCAAACATATTCTGGCTTCAGTGGAAGGATCAACTTCAGTGTCCCCTGCTCTCACACAGTCCCTCGTCACGATATCGTATGTCCATCCAAGTCCAGTCATTGCAACATGCCTCGCTCAGTTTACACCTGTAGTGTCTCTGGTGGTGCCTGTGCGCCTTCACACCCACCTACCTGCCTATGCCAGTGCCATGTATACCACCCTATCCCAAGTCATTGAGTCAGCTGGCGCACAGCCGCCTAGTTCAGGCACAGCAGTGGCCGTCATTGGCTGCCTTGAGCAGGACAAAATGCAAAGATCCTATTTAAAAGTCCCATCACCAGAAATTACAGGTCTCCTTCCCTTTTCTCTGTCAACTGAGCTGGCCTCAGGATCGGGGGAAGGATATGGATCACTCGGAGCAGGAGGAAGTAAACGCATGCTGTCTCCTGCCGCCAGCCTGGAGCTAAGCACAGAGGCTCAGCGTCAACAGAAGAgggtgaaggaggaagaggagagggagcCTGCTAAAGCAGACGAGGAGTCCGAGAATGTCAAAGAGCAGGCccctgaggaagaagagaaatCCGATCGATTATCGAAAGGGGATCAGACGAAACAAGCAGACATACTTGAATTTACAACTGTGAAAACGGAGAGGGAACCAGCGCCAAAGGCGGAGAAGGACATCGAGGGAAAGAGTGAGGAGTCACCAATGGCTTCGAGTCAAAAGAAGAATGAGACGCTGCTTATCAAAAAAGCAGTTGAGAAACCAACCCCAGAGAAATATCCCAGTCTCAACACATCCACATCTGTCAACTGGTGCTACCTGAACTATGTAAAACCCAACCCAACGGCGGAGAGGGACCCCAGCAATTCCGTCTACTCATCATGGAGCGTCAGTGCCCACAACCCCAATTTACCGGGGCTCAGCACTAAGGTGGCCCTGTCTCTTTTGTGCTCCAAACAAAAGCATAGCCCAGAGACGTACACCATGGCCGCCGTCCCGATATCTGCCAACGTGGAGTTGACCCCGGCCCGGACCAGCTCTCACGTCCCAGAG GTACCTGCCGTCCAACCCAGCTCCCTCACTGAGGTAACGGATCTGCAGCGTGTGAAAGAAGAGAACAAAGAGATGACGGATGATAATGAAGCTTCAACGTCGAAAGCCTGTGACGCCCCTCGTGTTAGGATCTTCGAAGGCGG GTATAAATCTAATGAAGAGTATATTTATGTTCGAGGTCGCGGCCGGGGGAAGTACGTTTGCGGCGAGTGCGGCATCCGCTGTAAGAAGCCCAGCATGCTGAAGAAGCACATCCGAACACACACCGACGTCCGTCCGTTTATCTGCAAGCATTGCAACTTTGCCTTCAAAACCAAGG GGAACCTTACCAAGCACATGAAGTCGAAGGCTCACGGGAAGAAATGCCAGGCGACAGGAGTATCTGAGTCTTCGCTGGATGAGCCTGAGAGTGAGGAAACAG caggaagtgaagagcaTGTGTGCGGATctgaggaacaggaagaacacCAGTTCTCAGAAGTGGACGAGTCTGAGGAAGACGAGgacaatgatgatgacgacgaggAAGAGGAGTCGAATGATGACCCGccgtcctcctgctcctcagacACCCACCCATCAGTAAGGCGTCGCTCCAAATCCGCTGCCCACTCCCGACACAGCACCCCTGACCCCGACACCCCGGGTCCCAGTCCTGGTCCCGCTCTCGAGCCTACCCAGAGGGGCGCCTGGCGCAGCAGGCGGGCTGTGTTCTCCAGGCGAGGCTGGAAGGCCTCACCCAGAGCTTTCTCCCCCAGCAGTGACAGTTGCTCCCCCAGCCACAGCCTCTCCCCCCGTCTCGACCTGTCCTCCCCCATCCAGAGCCTGTCTCCCCGGACAGAGCTGTCCTCACCTAGTCGACATGTCTCCCCCTCCCCGGAGAGAGGGCCCTCTCCCATCAGACCGCTTTCTCCTCTTCGTCCAATCTCACCCAGCTGCTACAGACCATCAAAAGGCTGGACCCCACCCTCACCCTTGGGACCGCAGCACCGGGCCCCTGGATCCCTTCCCTGGGAGAGTCATGAGAGAACA GAGAAAGGGGGCGGTGCAGGGAAAGGTCAAACCAGCGCTTTCTTACCATCTGCGCTTCGTCTTTCCACCTGCGAGAGCTTTCCAGTCCAGCGGGCAGCAGACCACGTCTTCAGCCATCTCCCCATGCACTCCCAGCAACCCAAAGTCCCCTATCTGATGATCCCCATTGGCGGGATACAAATGGTACAAGCTAGACCACGGTCACAACCCTCTTCCCCTCTGGAGGGGAGCTCACTTTCCTGGTTTGAATCCTACTGGACTCCAAGAACAGACGGTCTCAGGACTCCTGGAGACCactggacagagcagcagacagCCGGAACCAGCCGGTCAGCGTGGTCCGGTTTGACCCGAACACCCACCAAACTGGAAAGGACAGACGTAAAGCAATATGGCAGCTCAGCTAGCTCCGCCTCCACCCGCAGGCCTGCTCCTGACACCAGCGAGGGTTGCAGCAGAGACAGTCGTTCAGAAGCAGCCCTCAGCCGACAAGCCCCCGTCGCCCCGCACCGCCCCGCGCGGAGGCCGGACGTGGCGACGGCACGTTTGAGGGACGacctggaggagggaggagctAACACAGACTCTGCCAGACCAAACCAGAGCACTTAG